A window of Gallaecimonas kandeliae genomic DNA:
TGGCAAAGGCCTCGACGGGGCCTGTCAGCACCGCCTGCTGCACCGTTTCGGTGTCGGGCTTGGCCTCGCCCTGGCGCTCGTCCAGCTCGTAGCTGGCCAGCACACATTCGATGGCGCCGTTGTTGAGCTGCCATTGGTTGGCCTTGAGCAGCTTGAGCTGGCGCAGGCTTTCAGGGGCGCCGGTGTAAACTCCCAGGCGCCAACCCATGAAGTTACGGGCTTTGACACCTAGCTCCCTGTAAAGGTAGAGCACCTCTGCCATGTCCCCCAGGCGCTCGCCATAAGGCGGGTTGCAGAGGATAAGGCCGCGCTGGCCGGGCTTGTCGCCCAGGTCTTTCAAGGCCTGGTGGTTGAAGGTCAAGGCCCGGCCCACACCTGCAGCCTTGGCGTTATTGCGGGCCTTCTCGATAACTTTTTTGTCACTGTCAAAGCCGAAGAACTTGGCTTCGATGGGCAGGGCTGCTTCGATGGCCGCTTTGACTTCCTGGTTCCAGAGCGCGGGATCGTGCTTGGCCCAATTCATGAACGCGAAATCGCGCTTCAGGCCGGGGGCCCGCTTGCCGCGCATCAAGGCCGCTTCGATAACCAGGGTGCCGGAACCGCACATGGGGTCGACCAGGTATTCCAGGCTCTCGTCCTTGTGCCAGCCAAGCTTGTAGAGGATGGCGGCGGCCAGGGACTCTTTGAGCGGCGCTTCGCCGGCACTGGCGCGGTAGCCGCGCTGGTGCAGAGGCTTACCGGCCAGGTCCAGGTAGATGGCCAGGCCCTGCTTGCCAAGGTGGGCATTGACGCGAATGTTAGGCTGCTTGAGGTCTACCTCGGGGCGCTTACCCCGCTCTTCCCGGAAGACGTCCACTATGGCGTCTTTGATCTTCATGGCGCCGAACTGGGTGTGCCGTATCTCGTTGTTGGACCCGGTGAAATCAACGGCAAAGCGGCAGGATACGTCGAAATGGGAGGGCCAGAGCACTTGGGACGCCAGGGCATAGATGTCCTCGGCGTCTTGGGCGGGGCCCTCGATCAGGGGCCAGAGCACCCGGCTGGCCAGGCGGGACCAGAGGCAGATCCGGTAGGCATTTTCCAGGGTGGCTTCGGCGCGGACACCGCCGCGGCCGGGTTTGGCGGGAATACCCAGGGTGGCCAGCTCGTCCACCAGCAAAGGTTCCATGGCTGGTGCACAGCTAATAAAGAGTTGAGACATGAGAAGATCCTGACCGGGTTAGCCCGCGATTATAGCGCCTTGGGCCCCCATACCTCAAAGGCTGCGGTGACGCCGGTATAGGTTCCACAGCAGCTGGTGGAACTGGCTGCTCTGGCGGGGCCGATAGCCGCCTCAGAGCTTGTCCCAGAAAAGCCGGGGGCGCCTGGACCAGCATCCTGACGCCCCCGATACGCAGATTATCGGGCCCTCAGTTTATAGGCCCGAGTAGCACCGCACCCCTTAACCTAGCCCAGGTCCTGGGCCGGCTCTTGGTTGAGGTTCTGGGGAAGGCGTCGCTTGCTGACCCGTTGCTCTGCCAGCAGGAGGCGAAGCTGACCGAGCACCTGATCAGGGAGCTGGCTGCGGTTTTCTTCCGCCATCAGGTTGATAAGCTCCAAGGGATCGCTGTCCAGGTTGTAGCACTCGAACTGCTCGGGTACCCCTGTGGGCACCGGCAAACCATCGGCGTTGCCCGGGCCTTCGCTGAAGCGGGGGTTGTCGAAATAGCGAGAGAACTTCCAGCGCCCGCCCGGGATCTCGGTGGTAATGATGGTCTCCAAGTGCTTGGGCTCGGTGACGGGCCTGTAGGGCTTGCCGCTGTGAGCCCCTCTCATGTCGGCCCCCGTTTCCACCGTGTCGTCGGACATGAAATAGAGGGTTCGGGGCTGGCCGTCATCGGCGTCCCTGAGCCAGGGGGAAAGATCC
This region includes:
- the rlmKL gene encoding bifunctional 23S rRNA (guanine(2069)-N(7))-methyltransferase RlmK/23S rRNA (guanine(2445)-N(2))-methyltransferase RlmL; protein product: MSQLFISCAPAMEPLLVDELATLGIPAKPGRGGVRAEATLENAYRICLWSRLASRVLWPLIEGPAQDAEDIYALASQVLWPSHFDVSCRFAVDFTGSNNEIRHTQFGAMKIKDAIVDVFREERGKRPEVDLKQPNIRVNAHLGKQGLAIYLDLAGKPLHQRGYRASAGEAPLKESLAAAILYKLGWHKDESLEYLVDPMCGSGTLVIEAALMRGKRAPGLKRDFAFMNWAKHDPALWNQEVKAAIEAALPIEAKFFGFDSDKKVIEKARNNAKAAGVGRALTFNHQALKDLGDKPGQRGLILCNPPYGERLGDMAEVLYLYRELGVKARNFMGWRLGVYTGAPESLRQLKLLKANQWQLNNGAIECVLASYELDERQGEAKPDTETVQQAVLTGPVEAFANRLKKNIKALEKWAKREGIDAYRLYDADLPEYNAAVDRYGDWIVIQEYAPPKTIEPEKAARRLQDLIVATVAVTGVKADKIAVKTRAKQSGSNQYEKLESRQQYFWVEEYGVRCKVNLFDYLDSGLFLDHRLTRKWVGEMAKGKRFLNLFCYTGTATVHAAKGGAMSTTSVDMSRTYLDWAEANLRGNGFTGREHQLVQANCLDWLNRTQEKFDLVFVDPPTFSNSKRMEGNFDVQRDHVELLERISHLLVPGAVVVFSNNKRHFKLEKETVEALGYQVEDVSKKTLPEDYKRNPHIHVCFKLVFQP